From a single Stomoxys calcitrans chromosome 4, idStoCalc2.1, whole genome shotgun sequence genomic region:
- the LOC106083218 gene encoding chitinase-3-like protein 1, translated as MQISISILISTLIASLEAQKYMINCFYGSWASKTLKPQLLPQGINPNLCTHITYAFFELTGSGRVNRHEHEYATLAAFSKLKSNKGKPKLIAAIGGPSVKAEQFTAIAADEEARTQLVTSVAMLLRDYSFDGADLHWYFPGRRFHNEDKENFVTLLRDLKAELNENGYISGVTVSGEVEYAARWYNVSQISPNVDFINVMAYNYTSSIFPVFLAPLFGETSHVEASMNFWIAHGAPAGKLNLGVALIGRSFKIKILKPELRTTTSGPLEKTTMAPVKETTMAPVKKTTLAPNVTTTPFPRFNTFTQMCIRGKNKSAHYHYIPRVETAFMIEGNVLTGFENDQSLGAKMGFVKKHSLGGVMIWSLENEDFLGRCGLKFRILRLINTLLK; from the exons atgcaaatttcgaTCTCTATTCTTATATCGACTCTCATTGcatctttagaggctcaaaagtatATGATCAACTGTTTCTATGGTTCTTGGGCCTCGAAAACTTTGAAACCTCAACTACTGCCCCAAGGCATTAATCCCAATTTGTGCACCCACATCACCTATGCCTTTTTTGAACTAACCGGCAGTGGACGGGTAAATCGCCATGAACACGAGTATG CTACCTTAGCGGCCTTCAGCAAATTGAAATCGAATAAAGGCAAACCAAAGTTAATAGCCGCAATTGGAGGTCCCAGTGTAAAGGCAGAACAGTTCACTGCCATAGCAGCAGATGAAGAAGCGCGCACCCAACTTGTGACATCTGTCGCAATGTTGCTCAGAGATTACAGCTTCGATGGAGCAGATCTGCATTGGTATTTTCCTGGTAGGCGTTTCCATAATGAggacaaggaaaattttgtaactTTGCTGAGAGATTTGAAAGCTGA atTAAACGAAAATGGTTACATTTCCGGCGTTACAGTTAGTGGTGAGGTCGAGTATGCCGCACGCTGGTATaatgtatcccaaatttctccCAATGTAGATTTTATCAATGTCATGGCCTATAATTATACCAGCAGCATATTTCCCGTTTTTCTTGCGCCATTGTTTGGTGAAACTAGCCATGTTGAAGCCAGCATGAATTTTTGGATAGCACACG GTGCTCCCGCTGGGAAACTAAATTTGGGTGTAGCTTTAATAGGTCGCTCGTTCAAAATTAAGATTTTGAAGCCTGAACTGAGGACTACTACTAGCGGACCGCTGGAGAAGACCACAATGGCACCGGTTAAGGAGACCACAATGGCACCGGTTAAGAAGACCACATTGGCACCTAATGTTACGACCACACCATTTCCTCGTTTCAACACCTTTACTCAAATGTGTATACGGGGTAAAAACAAGTCGGCTCACTATCACTATATACCACGAGTGGAGACTGCCTTTATGATAGAAGGAAATGTGTTGACAGGCTTTGAAAATGATCAAAGTCTGGGCGCCAAAATGGGGTTTGTGAAAAAACACAGTCTGGGTGGAGTGATGATTTGGTCTCTGGAAAATGAAGATTTCCTAGGTAGATGTGGTCTGAAATTTCGTATATTGCGTTTGATTAACACCTTGTTGAAATAG